The genomic DNA CTCCTGCGGCGTACAGCGGCCGTCGGAGAAATGCGTGTGCATATGCAGATCAATCAGCTTGCCGGACATCCGATCTTCTCGATAACAATTTCACGCGCGCGCTTCGCCTGAGTTTCCGCTGCCGCCAGGATTTTGCGCGCCTCCCCGTCGATTTCCGCCGCCACTCGCTTGTCGGCAATCCCCGGCAAGTTGATCTGAACATTGTAGAACGCCCCCTGCACGGCCGCGTGACCCATCAGCGCACCCACGCCGGCATCCGAGATCGAATTGACATTCCCGATCTTCGCAATCTCCATCGCCAGACCGATCGCCGCCAGCGCCTTCTGCATCGTCTCCAGCGGCGTTCGCGTCGCGGTAATCGTCGCCGCCTGAACCGCCGCCGTTCGCGCCGCCTGCTGTTCCGGCGACTCCTTCGGCAGCTTCATCGCCGCCATCACGGCATCGAACGATGCCGCATCGCGCGCGACCAGTTCGTACAGCTCATCCTTGAGCGCGTCCGCCCGCTTCAGAATCTCGTCGGCCTGGTCCTGCACCTCGGCGTACTTCTTCTTCCCCAATGTCAGCCGGCACACCATCGCCGCCAGCGCCGCCGCCAGCGAACCCGCCGCCGCCGACACCGAACCGCCGCCCGGCGCCGGCGCCGACGACGCCACGCTCTCGACGAACGTACTCAAGCCGCCGCGACTCCCCTGCTCCTCCGCGGACTTTTGCAGCTTGGCCTCAAGAATCTGCTCTTTGCTGAAATTCTCCAGCATCAGGTACCAGCGCGCGCTGTTCGATATCGCATCCAGCGGCACCAGCCCGACAATCTCGGTCGAGGTCACATTCGTTCCCCAGCGCGCCGCCTCCGACTTGATCGTCTCCAGCACCCGGTAAATCGGCGTCAACTGGTAGTTGATCAGGTTCATCGACACCTGCACGCAATTGCGGTCCTTGATCTCGAATCCGAGGGCGCGACAATACGCAAACCCGCCCGAGTTAGCCCGAATCGCCTTGGCAATCCGCTGCGCTACCTTGATGTCATTCGTGCCCAGGTAAGCGTTAAACGCGATCAAGAACTGCCGCACGCCGATCGCAATCGCTCCCGCCTGTTCATGCACCCGCCGCGGCCCGTAGTCCGGGACCAGCGTGTCGTCGGTCGCGATTGTCGCCTTGATCCCCTCGTACTGCCCGTGCTTGTTGCGAATGTCAGGCAGGCTCACTCGATCCGGTCGGGTCGCCGCCTGGTCGTAAAGATAGACCGGAATTTGCAGCTCGCTTCCCACTTTCTCCGCCAGCGACTTGGCCAGCTCGATGCATTCTTCCA from Candidatus Zixiibacteriota bacterium includes the following:
- the ftcD gene encoding glutamate formimidoyltransferase, with amino-acid sequence MAKIVECVPNFSEGRRPEVIKQITDAITSVPGVVLLDAEMDKDHNRAVVTVAGEPTAVKNGVFLGIKKAAELIDLRTHQGEHPRMGATDVCPFVPISEITVEECIELAKSLAEKVGSELQIPVYLYDQAATRPDRVSLPDIRNKHGQYEGIKATIATDDTLVPDYGPRRVHEQAGAIAIGVRQFLIAFNAYLGTNDIKVAQRIAKAIRANSGGFAYCRALGFEIKDRNCVQVSMNLINYQLTPIYRVLETIKSEAARWGTNVTSTEIVGLVPLDAISNSARWYLMLENFSKEQILEAKLQKSAEEQGSRGGLSTFVESVASSAPAPGGGSVSAAAGSLAAALAAMVCRLTLGKKKYAEVQDQADEILKRADALKDELYELVARDAASFDAVMAAMKLPKESPEQQAARTAAVQAATITATRTPLETMQKALAAIGLAMEIAKIGNVNSISDAGVGALMGHAAVQGAFYNVQINLPGIADKRVAAEIDGEARKILAAAETQAKRAREIVIEKIGCPAS